The following proteins come from a genomic window of Macaca thibetana thibetana isolate TM-01 chromosome 15, ASM2454274v1, whole genome shotgun sequence:
- the CTSL gene encoding procathepsin L, whose translation MNPTFILAAFCLGIASATLTFNHSLEAQWTKWKAMHNRLYGMNEEGWRRAVWEKNMKMIELHNQEYSQGKHSFTMAMNTFGDMTSEEFRQVMNGFQNRKPRKGKVFQEPLFYEAPRSVDWREKGYVTPVKNQGQCGSCWAFSATGALEGQMFRKTGKLVSLSEQNLVDCSGPQGNEGCNGGLMDYAFQYVADNGGLDSEESYPYEATEESCKYNPEYSVANDTGFVDIPKQEKALMKAVATVGPISVAIDAGHESFMFYKEGIYFEPDCSSEDMDHGVLVVGYGFESTESDNSKYWLVKNSWGEEWGMGGYIKMAKDRRNHCGIASAASYPTV comes from the exons ATGAATCCTACATTCATCCTCGCTGCCTTTTGCCTGGGAATTGCCTCAGCTACTTTAACATTTAATCACAGTTTAGAGGCACAGTGGACCAAGTGGAAGGCGATGCACAACAGATTATACGGCATG AATGAAGAAGGATGGAGGAGAGCAGTGTGGGAGAAGAACATGAAGATGATTGAACTGCACAATCAGGAATACAGCCAAGGGAAACACAGCTTCACAATGGCCATGAACACCTTTGGAGACATG ACCAGTGAAGAATTCAGGCAGGTGATGAATGGCTTTCAAAACCGTAAACCCAGGAAGGGGAAAGTGTTCCAGGAACCTCTGTTTTATGAGGCCCCCAGATCTGTGGATTGGAGAGAGAAAGGCTACGTGACTCCTGTGAAGAATCAG GGTCAGTGTGGTTCTTGTTGGGCTTTTAGCGCTACTGGTGCTCTTGAAGGACAGATGTTCCGGAAAACTGGGAAGCTTGTCTCACTGAGTGAGCAGAATCTGGTAGACTGCTCTGGGCCTCAAGGCAATGAGGGCTGCAATGGGGGCCTAATGGATTATGCCTTCCAGTATGTTGCCGACAATGGAGGCCTGGACTCTGAGGAATCCTATCCATATGAGGCAACA GAAGAATCCTGTAAGTACAATCCCGAGTATTCTGTTGCTAATGACACCGGCTTTGTGGACATCCCTAAGCAGGAGAAGGCCCTGATGAAGGCAGTTGCAACTGTGGGGCCCATTTCTGTTGCTATTGATGCAGGTCATGAGTCCTTCATGTTCTATAAAGAAg GCATTTATTTTGAGCCAGACTGTAGCAGTGAAGACATGGATCATGGTGTGCTGGTGGTTGGCTATGGATTTGAAAGCACAGAATCAGACAACAGTAAATATTGGCTGGTGAAGAACAG